ATAATTTTTTGAACCATATCTCTCAAAGAATGTATGTCTTTCACATTCTCTGACACCGACATGCTTTTCTCACTGGATATGCTTATAACACCCTCTTCCACCTCTATTGAGGTAGATATATCAGAATAAAGTCGCCACATCCTCTCAAGCGTGCTCTTGGATGCCATGTATATAGAAAGAGAATACCCTCGCTCTTTCAGTTTCTCCAACACGGCTTCAAGGTGGGGATTCTTTGGTGAAAAAACAGCAAGATGCAAATCCCTTCTTCTCATTTTGAACGCAGCAACCTCCGCCTTCCTCGCATCATCTTCTGTTATCAGTGGGAGCACATCAGGGCTGGCATATACTTCATTTGGCGCTATATATTTTATGCCGTATTCCTTAGCAAGACCCGACACAAAACGCTCCTCCTCTTTGCTTTTAAGAGAGTTCAAAAGATCAGTTTTTGTATTGTCTTGAAATTTGCTTGCCATATAAAATGTGTCTAATGCCTATTTTACTACAAAAACAAAGTAAAAATGATAAAATTACATTATGGAATGGATTATTTATTCTCCCGAAGATATAAGAGATGTAGCAAAATGGGTTCACAAAGAACTATGCGAATATGATAAAAAAAATGGAGCAGTAGTCATGGCTCTGACTGGTCCTTTGGGTGCAGGAAAGACATTGTTTGTAAAAGAAATAGGTAAATTACTGGGAATAGAACAGGACATAATAAGCCCAACCTTTATCCTTGAACGCATATACAAAGCCAAAAAATCTTTTGAACACATCCACCACATAGATGTTTATCGTCTCAAAGATTCCTCAGAAACAAAACCGCTACGGCTTGATGAAACTTTCAAAAAAGACAACACACTTGTTTTGATTGAGTGGGGAGAGAAGATACAGGACATATTACCCAAACCACACTTGGAAATGAAAATTGAGGTAAAAGAAGGGGACACCCGCTTGATTCACTATGAAGAAAAAAAATAACCAAAAAACACTTTTCCTAATAGACGCGCTCGGCATAATACACCGCGCCTATTTCGCACTACCCGCCTTCACCACAAAAAGTGGAGAACCAACCGGCGCCCTATACGGTCTATGCCTCGCGCTGATAAAAATGGTGGAGAACCACGACCCTGACTACATAATCGCGTGTTATGACACACCAGAGCCAACAGTAAGACATGTCGCATACAGTGAATACAAAGCGACACGCGATGAAGCACCAGAAGACCTCTCCCTTCAAATTGAAAAATCCAAAGATGTTTTTAAATCCTTTTCAATACCAATGAAAGAATGCGCAGGCTATGAAGCAGATGACATAATAGCAACACTTGCAAGAAAACACGCAAGCGAAGAAATAAAAGTGGTTGTTGTGACAGGGGATCGCGACCTGTTTCAACTAATATCAGACAACCCACCAATATCCATTTATTTTCTGAAAGGCGGTGTCAAAGAAGCAGGGCTCATAGATGAAAAAACCGCAGAAGAACAAATCAGCTTCAGCCCAAAATATATGGCGGACTACAAAGGGCTTGCAGGGGATGCCTCAGACAACATAGCAGGAATAAGAGGCATAGGAACAAAAACAGCAACCACACTCATAAAAAATTTTGGCTCTCTCTCCGACCTCTACAAAATTTTAGAAAAAGATGAAGCAGAAATAAAAAAGTGTGGCATCACCGACAGAATGGTACGCCTTCTTAAAGAAGGCAAAAAAAATGCGATGGGGTCCAAAGACCTTGCGACAGTTAATGACAGCGTAAGCATAGGAACAGACCTACCAAAAGAAATCTGGAAAGAAGCAAGGTCTTATGAAAAATTTGAAAAACTTCTTGAAGAACTTGAATTCCAATCCCTCTCAAAAACACTACGGGCAATATGCAACAAAAACATCCCAGCGGGGAGCGCAAGAGCAAGTGCAAAAGCAAGTGCAAGTGCAAAAAAACAAACCCCAGACGAAGAAAGTGAAATATTCAAAAAAAGCAAAATCGCACTTTGGATTCTTGACTCCTCGCACACAAACCCAACAGAAGAAGACATAACCAACTCCACCAAAACAAACAGCTTGGAAGAGTCATACGAAGTTCTCAAAAAGAAAATAAAAGAAGAAAAACTTGACTACATTTTGGATAAAATAGAAATACCACTAATACCCGTTTTGTCGCAGATGGAAAAAACAGGCATAAAAATAGACATTCCTTATCTAAACAAACTCTCAAAAGAATACCACGAAGCGCTCTCCCAGATTGAGAAAAAGATATTTCTTCGGGCAGGCAGTGAATTCAACCTAAACTCACCAAAGCAACTATCAAAAGTCCTCTTTGACGACATGGGGCTGGCAGACAAAAAAAGTGGTAAAACAAAAAAATCAACAAGAGAATCCGAGCTAAACAAAATAAAAGACAAAGATGAAATAATACCGCTAATACTGGAATACCGCTCCCTACACAAACTTTTGTCTGTTTATATAGATGTTTTACCACGCCTTGCAGACAACCAATCAAGAGTTCATACAAAATTCGTCCAACACGGAACAACCACAGGCAGAATGGCATCAAAAACTCCAAATGTTCAGAACATACCAGTCAAAACGG
This DNA window, taken from Candidatus Campbellbacteria bacterium, encodes the following:
- a CDS encoding DNA polymerase, whose protein sequence is MKKKNNQKTLFLIDALGIIHRAYFALPAFTTKSGEPTGALYGLCLALIKMVENHDPDYIIACYDTPEPTVRHVAYSEYKATRDEAPEDLSLQIEKSKDVFKSFSIPMKECAGYEADDIIATLARKHASEEIKVVVVTGDRDLFQLISDNPPISIYFLKGGVKEAGLIDEKTAEEQISFSPKYMADYKGLAGDASDNIAGIRGIGTKTATTLIKNFGSLSDLYKILEKDEAEIKKCGITDRMVRLLKEGKKNAMGSKDLATVNDSVSIGTDLPKEIWKEARSYEKFEKLLEELEFQSLSKTLRAICNKNIPAGSARASAKASASAKKQTPDEESEIFKKSKIALWILDSSHTNPTEEDITNSTKTNSLEESYEVLKKKIKEEKLDYILDKIEIPLIPVLSQMEKTGIKIDIPYLNKLSKEYHEALSQIEKKIFLRAGSEFNLNSPKQLSKVLFDDMGLADKKSGKTKKSTRESELNKIKDKDEIIPLILEYRSLHKLLSVYIDVLPRLADNQSRVHTKFVQHGTTTGRMASKTPNVQNIPVKTERGQTIRKAFIAEDNFKIISFDYSQIELRLAAFLSGDKDLSELFSKNDIHQAMAVKIFKVSENKITKEMRNKTKAITFGILYGMGIKALKRAIEEKEEGEATKLFTEYKKTFSGFVGYKEKEIAKTEKRGYTETYFGRRRQIPEIFSRISYIRAQGERFIINSPIQGTQADVIKLAMIKISEYIDKNNLNKDVKMLLQVHDELVFEIKEEKIPQISKEIKKIMENTFKDEGGILLPVDFYVGKNWRDVE
- the tsaE gene encoding tRNA (adenosine(37)-N6)-threonylcarbamoyltransferase complex ATPase subunit type 1 TsaE; the encoded protein is MEWIIYSPEDIRDVAKWVHKELCEYDKKNGAVVMALTGPLGAGKTLFVKEIGKLLGIEQDIISPTFILERIYKAKKSFEHIHHIDVYRLKDSSETKPLRLDETFKKDNTLVLIEWGEKIQDILPKPHLEMKIEVKEGDTRLIHYEEKK